A genomic segment from Pediococcus acidilactici encodes:
- a CDS encoding PRD domain-containing protein, whose protein sequence is MNKNMASLLDVLLQQDDYITATQLADILGVTERSVRNYVRNLNGGTANSLIISSNEGYRIQKEPYNDALKSGLLGKEDNLLFVLAFNLMNVREYTSFDKLARQVNYSPEGIRKKVQELFKKITESNLKLKIDSKIFTGIRIKGEEGQKRLLLELLLPLNQITKENITKSLQELVENLFTQSDIRTESDVLDKVFSSKNVSMDFMVYVKILCHVLILKRRWINGERIVELKADKTIKKYAEYMVAEELLSAQPIVIKDQAEIEALASYLLALPINIPNQYAIPTEEGKKRKISNALKQVEQYYKLPIYSNDNYYRQISNHIFRLLYPLNESIPIFNPYSRETKREYFYAYSIACYLYALLKEDLDIKIPDSEVAYLAMRIQLILLEIEEKAINALLIYKGKSAEAELFRYKLKTRFPNLEVKTLTYIPTEKELSGCQLIIEVGEAQTLQGNNVVHVTRSLESQNIIEIQKTIDLIGTNHLIENMDYYHMNVKDADAAIKYLLKKSGYQNLCPYFLERESMSSTDIGNRVALPHPFLKGSETSSKVIVGINSHEILWGTQKVRLIIMYIPDANLKVDEAFFNEVYQKTKNIGYINKLIDTSSKEEFIKIWNEKKE, encoded by the coding sequence ATGAACAAAAATATGGCTTCTTTATTGGATGTCCTACTACAACAGGATGACTATATAACTGCAACTCAACTAGCCGATATATTAGGGGTCACCGAGCGAAGCGTACGTAATTATGTGCGTAATTTAAACGGGGGAACAGCTAATTCATTAATTATTTCGTCTAATGAAGGTTACCGAATCCAAAAAGAACCATACAACGATGCGTTAAAATCTGGCTTATTAGGAAAAGAAGACAATCTGCTATTTGTCCTTGCTTTTAATCTTATGAACGTTCGGGAATATACTTCGTTTGATAAATTGGCAAGACAAGTGAACTATTCGCCTGAAGGAATTAGAAAAAAGGTCCAAGAACTTTTTAAAAAGATTACCGAAAGTAACCTGAAACTTAAAATCGATTCTAAGATTTTTACTGGGATTCGAATTAAGGGTGAGGAAGGGCAGAAGCGGCTACTACTCGAATTGCTTTTGCCGCTCAACCAAATTACTAAAGAAAATATTACTAAGTCACTACAAGAACTTGTTGAAAACTTATTTACTCAGTCCGATATACGAACTGAAAGTGACGTTCTTGATAAAGTGTTTTCTTCAAAAAACGTGTCTATGGATTTTATGGTATATGTGAAGATTTTATGCCATGTTTTAATTCTTAAAAGAAGGTGGATAAATGGTGAAAGAATTGTCGAACTGAAGGCAGATAAGACAATAAAAAAGTATGCAGAGTATATGGTTGCAGAAGAATTATTAAGTGCTCAACCAATTGTGATTAAAGATCAAGCTGAGATAGAAGCCTTAGCAAGCTATTTATTAGCCCTCCCGATAAATATTCCTAATCAATATGCAATACCGACTGAGGAGGGGAAAAAGCGGAAAATTAGTAATGCCCTAAAGCAAGTTGAACAGTATTATAAGTTACCAATTTACTCAAATGATAACTATTACAGGCAAATTAGCAATCATATCTTCCGGCTGCTTTATCCGTTAAACGAAAGTATTCCAATTTTCAATCCTTATTCAAGAGAGACAAAAAGAGAATACTTTTACGCTTATTCAATAGCTTGTTATTTATACGCGCTTTTAAAAGAAGACTTAGATATTAAGATTCCAGACTCGGAAGTGGCATACCTGGCGATGCGAATTCAGCTAATTTTGTTGGAGATTGAAGAGAAGGCTATAAATGCATTGTTAATATACAAGGGCAAGAGCGCCGAAGCTGAATTATTTAGATATAAGCTGAAAACCCGCTTTCCGAACTTAGAAGTTAAAACACTAACCTATATACCGACAGAAAAAGAATTATCAGGTTGTCAATTGATAATTGAGGTTGGAGAAGCGCAAACACTACAAGGTAACAATGTGGTGCACGTAACGCGTAGTCTTGAATCGCAAAACATAATTGAAATCCAGAAAACCATTGATCTAATTGGTACAAATCACTTGATTGAAAATATGGACTACTATCATATGAACGTTAAAGATGCAGATGCAGCTATTAAGTACCTTTTAAAAAAATCTGGATACCAGAATTTGTGTCCGTATTTTTTGGAACGAGAATCGATGTCTAGTACTGATATTGGTAATCGAGTTGCTTTACCGCATCCGTTTTTGAAGGGTTCGGAGACCTCTTCAAAAGTAATTGTCGGTATTAATAGTCATGAAATTTTATGGGGCACCCAAAAAGTTAGATTAATCATTATGTATATCCCGGATGCTAATTTAAAAGTTGACGAAGCTTTCTTCAATGAGGTTTATCAGAAGACAAAAAATATTGGCTATATAAATAAATTAATTGATACAAGTAGTAAAGAAGAATTTATAAAAATTTGGAACGAAAAAAAGGAGTAA
- a CDS encoding ketose-bisphosphate aldolase encodes MLYNAKDLLGVAYKNEFAVGSYNVANSEFVEAIIAAAEAKNAPAIIQIHPNEIGLVGENFIAYVRQAVDRTKIPMAIHVDHGGSLADCMKGIHNGYTSVMIDASAESWENNIAITKKVVEAAHTVGVSVEAELGTIGSNELSSENNGVNEILYTDPEDARKFVEETGVDTLAVAIGTRHGHYSHVEKPELRIDLLEKIHEAVDIPLVLHGGSDNKDSEIMKTYHHGVAKINLSTDMKTAFFKQLRKNLKEKPDAYEPDQLFPSARTAAQKVVEGKMDLFGSTGKAGLYNI; translated from the coding sequence ATGTTATACAATGCGAAAGATTTATTAGGCGTAGCTTACAAGAATGAATTTGCAGTTGGTTCGTATAACGTTGCGAATAGTGAATTTGTGGAAGCAATCATCGCTGCAGCGGAAGCTAAGAATGCACCGGCAATTATTCAAATCCACCCAAATGAAATCGGTTTAGTTGGCGAAAACTTTATTGCATATGTCCGTCAAGCTGTTGATCGTACAAAGATTCCGATGGCTATTCATGTTGATCATGGTGGGAGCTTAGCTGATTGTATGAAAGGCATCCATAATGGCTATACATCAGTAATGATTGATGCTTCAGCGGAAAGCTGGGAGAACAACATTGCCATTACTAAAAAAGTTGTCGAAGCTGCGCATACAGTAGGAGTGTCCGTAGAAGCCGAGTTGGGTACGATTGGCAGCAATGAATTAAGTTCCGAAAATAATGGTGTCAACGAAATTCTCTACACTGATCCTGAGGATGCACGCAAGTTTGTCGAAGAAACTGGTGTTGATACATTGGCTGTTGCGATTGGAACGCGTCATGGCCACTATTCTCACGTTGAAAAGCCAGAGTTACGCATCGATCTGTTAGAAAAGATTCATGAAGCCGTTGATATTCCATTAGTTCTACATGGTGGTTCAGACAATAAAGATTCAGAAATCATGAAGACATATCATCATGGCGTGGCCAAAATTAACTTATCAACAGATATGAAAACCGCATTCTTTAAACAACTCCGGAAAAACTTAAAAGAAAAACCAGACGCTTACGAACCAGATCAACTATTCCCGTCGGCCCGTACAGCAGCACAAAAAGTTGTAGAAGGTAAGATGGATCTATTTGGTTCGACTGGTAAAGCAGGTTTGTACAACATTTAG
- a CDS encoding fructose-specific PTS transporter subunit EIIC, whose protein sequence is MQIDELIDVKNISVTNDSLTKDQAIERLVQLLSESGVVDDSEDVTKAIFKRENEISTSVGYGVAIPHARSKAVNKASIAILKDLNGIEWGEDRVNLVFMIVAEEAASDEHLKMLSKISTFLMDEVFRAKLLVATSSKEILDVLLQQEAETTVNEVSKNSGKYLIGISACMTGIAHTFMAAEALANEAKERGMRVKIQTNGSTGIENKLTPKDVSEADAIVVAHDVKVDTSVFGDLPYVDVPVKKAISSPSGVVDEALTKMVTGRAERKDKVIKETTTEPEEENLSVGKKIAREFYTHVMSGVSYMIPFVVVGGIFIAISFMFGIYASDPSSSQYNIWAGFFNEVGGNAAFKLYVPILAGFISWSIADKAGLAPGMIGGMMAVNGGSGFLGGMVAGFLGGYVMRFIVKRTRKIPHTYQGLMSVLFNPLLATLIVGLVMFFILNTPMSELINALTSWLKSMNGANAAVMGALLAGMMASDMGGPINKTASAFGLAMFASKIYGPSAALMVGGMVPPLGIAIATTLFRRKFSIQEREAGKANYVLGASFITEGAIPFAAGDPLHTIPANIIGAAVGGALCMAYGITLQAPHGGVFVIPISCNHPIIYVGCILLGSFVTALVLGFTKKNLTEDQINRQMAGGII, encoded by the coding sequence ATGCAGATTGACGAATTGATAGACGTAAAAAATATTAGTGTCACTAACGACTCGCTAACTAAGGATCAGGCGATAGAAAGATTAGTGCAACTATTATCTGAAAGTGGAGTAGTTGATGATAGTGAAGATGTCACTAAAGCGATTTTTAAACGAGAAAATGAAATATCTACTTCGGTAGGGTATGGCGTTGCGATTCCCCACGCTCGTAGTAAGGCTGTAAATAAGGCTAGCATTGCGATATTAAAGGATCTCAACGGGATTGAGTGGGGTGAAGATCGAGTTAACCTGGTCTTTATGATTGTTGCCGAAGAAGCAGCATCAGATGAGCATTTGAAAATGCTATCCAAGATCTCCACGTTTCTCATGGATGAAGTTTTTAGAGCTAAGCTATTAGTTGCTACTTCTAGTAAAGAAATACTCGACGTGTTGCTCCAACAAGAGGCGGAGACTACGGTCAATGAAGTCAGCAAAAATTCTGGTAAATATTTAATTGGAATTAGTGCTTGTATGACTGGTATTGCGCATACTTTTATGGCCGCAGAAGCCTTAGCTAATGAAGCCAAGGAACGGGGGATGCGTGTTAAGATTCAAACTAATGGATCAACCGGGATTGAAAACAAATTGACGCCAAAGGATGTTTCTGAGGCAGATGCGATTGTGGTGGCCCATGACGTTAAAGTTGATACCAGTGTATTTGGCGATTTACCTTACGTTGATGTGCCAGTTAAAAAGGCTATTAGCTCTCCAAGCGGCGTGGTAGATGAAGCATTAACGAAGATGGTCACTGGTCGGGCCGAAAGAAAAGATAAAGTGATTAAAGAAACAACGACGGAACCCGAAGAAGAAAACTTATCTGTGGGTAAGAAAATCGCACGCGAATTCTATACGCACGTTATGAGTGGGGTTTCTTATATGATTCCATTTGTCGTAGTGGGTGGGATATTTATCGCTATTTCATTCATGTTTGGAATCTATGCTTCGGACCCTAGCAGCAGTCAGTACAATATCTGGGCTGGATTCTTTAACGAAGTCGGTGGAAATGCCGCATTTAAGCTTTACGTACCTATTCTAGCTGGATTTATTTCCTGGTCGATTGCAGATAAAGCAGGTCTTGCCCCAGGGATGATTGGTGGGATGATGGCCGTGAATGGCGGCTCAGGCTTCCTAGGTGGAATGGTAGCCGGGTTCTTAGGCGGTTATGTAATGCGGTTTATTGTTAAACGTACGCGTAAAATTCCACACACTTACCAGGGACTGATGTCGGTATTGTTTAACCCATTATTGGCAACGTTGATTGTTGGACTAGTTATGTTCTTTATACTGAACACCCCAATGTCAGAATTAATTAATGCGTTGACGTCCTGGTTAAAATCAATGAACGGCGCTAATGCAGCAGTTATGGGAGCCTTGTTGGCCGGCATGATGGCTTCGGATATGGGTGGTCCGATCAACAAGACGGCTTCGGCATTCGGTTTAGCGATGTTTGCTTCCAAAATTTATGGTCCTTCAGCAGCTTTGATGGTCGGCGGAATGGTCCCACCGTTAGGAATCGCAATTGCGACCACACTTTTCCGACGTAAATTTAGTATCCAAGAACGCGAAGCAGGAAAGGCTAACTACGTTTTAGGGGCTAGTTTCATTACGGAAGGAGCCATTCCATTTGCGGCCGGTGATCCGTTGCATACTATCCCGGCTAATATTATTGGTGCGGCAGTTGGCGGGGCGCTATGTATGGCTTATGGTATTACATTACAAGCTCCTCACGGTGGGGTATTTGTAATTCCGATTTCATGTAACCATCCAATTATTTATGTTGGCTGCATTCTCCTAGGTTCATTTGTCACTGCATTAGTATTAGGCTTTACAAAGAAGAATTTGACTGAGGACCAAATCAACAGACAAATGGCAGGTGGTATTATTTAG
- a CDS encoding PTS sugar transporter subunit IIB: MSLNVLLVCGSGASSGFMAANMRKAAKKAGLDYKIQARSEAELNDYASDIDVLMVGPHLKSEFEALQKSVPDKVVTILMKPDYYSILDGAAAVEHIKSEV; this comes from the coding sequence ATGAGTTTAAACGTGTTATTAGTGTGTGGATCGGGAGCTTCATCGGGCTTTATGGCGGCAAATATGCGGAAAGCTGCCAAAAAAGCAGGATTAGACTATAAAATTCAAGCACGTAGCGAAGCAGAACTTAATGACTACGCTAGCGATATTGATGTTTTAATGGTGGGACCACATTTGAAATCAGAATTCGAAGCGCTTCAAAAAAGTGTACCTGACAAGGTCGTTACGATTTTGATGAAGCCAGATTACTATTCAATTTTAGATGGGGCGGCGGCTGTTGAACATATCAAATCGGAAGTTTAA
- a CDS encoding PTS transporter subunit EIIC: MNKFMDALNNGFAPRAQKVANNEWVLTIKNSILQVLPFIFVGSLITLLDIPENFFDWWPNLSPISSFTFGLTSIFVAFLFPYNVMEQKKLSNQKIIAGLSSVALFLMLANPTWDKTSSIISYQFSELGAGGMFVALVVGGFVALIMGAFGKFSFFNEDTALPDFIISWFDSMLPIMIVVGAGWLLSYVIHFDLYKIVQLLLSPLSSSFDTWWGFTLILFLDCFIYSMGISGWVLAGVESPIMFASIADNATKFSNGAQNLHIYTHEVIFSFPWIGGIGCTLPLVIIMLLWGKSKRTKALSKAVILPSIFNINEPVVFGIIAWNPYLMVPLWINGIVLPLITYFWLKMGLSPIPHSLMQMWYIPFPFVTWLVSPAISAILLVAILFFVSGMIYYPFFKIYDNNLVQEDN; this comes from the coding sequence ATGAATAAATTTATGGATGCCTTGAATAACGGATTTGCTCCGCGTGCGCAGAAGGTGGCTAATAACGAATGGGTTTTAACCATTAAAAATTCAATCCTACAAGTCTTGCCTTTTATATTTGTAGGATCACTGATTACCTTACTTGATATTCCAGAGAACTTTTTTGACTGGTGGCCAAATCTATCGCCTATTAGCAGTTTTACATTCGGACTAACTTCAATCTTTGTTGCTTTCCTTTTTCCGTATAACGTGATGGAGCAAAAGAAGTTGAGTAACCAGAAAATAATTGCCGGTTTATCATCGGTCGCTCTGTTCTTAATGCTTGCTAATCCAACTTGGGATAAGACTAGTTCGATAATATCGTATCAATTTTCTGAATTAGGAGCAGGAGGTATGTTTGTTGCATTAGTTGTTGGTGGATTTGTGGCATTAATAATGGGGGCATTCGGAAAGTTTAGCTTTTTTAATGAGGATACTGCATTACCAGATTTTATTATTTCATGGTTTGATTCAATGTTACCAATTATGATAGTGGTTGGAGCAGGGTGGCTGCTATCTTATGTAATTCACTTCGATTTATACAAGATAGTTCAGCTACTGCTTTCACCTTTATCGTCATCTTTTGATACTTGGTGGGGATTTACCCTTATTCTATTTTTAGACTGTTTTATATACTCAATGGGAATTTCAGGCTGGGTCCTTGCTGGAGTAGAGTCACCAATTATGTTTGCATCAATAGCTGACAATGCTACTAAATTTTCAAATGGCGCTCAAAATTTACATATTTACACGCATGAAGTTATTTTTAGTTTTCCTTGGATTGGTGGTATTGGTTGTACTTTGCCTTTAGTCATAATTATGTTGTTATGGGGAAAATCTAAGAGAACTAAAGCGCTATCGAAAGCAGTTATTTTGCCATCAATTTTTAATATTAATGAACCAGTTGTTTTCGGTATTATTGCTTGGAATCCTTACTTAATGGTACCGCTATGGATTAATGGGATAGTTCTTCCATTGATAACCTACTTTTGGCTTAAAATGGGGCTTTCACCAATTCCACACTCGTTAATGCAAATGTGGTATATTCCATTTCCTTTTGTGACATGGTTAGTAAGTCCAGCTATCAGTGCAATTCTTTTAGTAGCAATTTTGTTCTTTGTATCAGGAATGATTTATTATCCATTTTTTAAAATTTACGACAACAATTTGGTCCAAGAAGATAATTAA
- a CDS encoding PTS lactose/cellobiose transporter subunit IIA, with the protein MIDKETSNESVKETMEIIIKAGDARDFISKALDKVAESDYSAAKELMEKANQKLVAAHRIQTKKLQKEAEGDAVEYSVLFTHAQDTVMTIMSEYNLSKKLIDIFERKEGKR; encoded by the coding sequence ATGATTGATAAAGAAACTTCAAATGAATCTGTAAAGGAAACGATGGAGATCATCATTAAAGCGGGAGACGCGCGGGATTTTATTTCAAAAGCGCTTGATAAAGTAGCAGAGAGTGATTATAGCGCTGCTAAAGAACTTATGGAAAAAGCCAATCAAAAATTGGTGGCTGCACACCGTATTCAAACTAAGAAACTACAAAAAGAAGCGGAAGGCGATGCCGTAGAGTATTCAGTGCTGTTTACCCATGCTCAAGATACGGTAATGACCATTATGAGCGAATACAATTTATCCAAGAAATTAATTGACATATTTGAACGTAAAGAAGGAAAAAGATAA
- a CDS encoding glycoside hydrolase family 1 protein, with protein MKNQYSYFPKNFLWGGAQAASQADGAYREDGKGLNSSDVQPFLKGLSNEEIQKIEVQGMTLAQAKAGVTDQEHYYPKRYGIDFYHTYESDIDLLSEMGFKTFRTSLDWSRIFPNGDDEEPNVAALEHYSKMIDYLLNKNIEPIITMNHYETPLNITFKYGGWPNKDVIPMFEKFGKTLLDWFGDRVKYWIVVNQINMVQTEPWLSVGVAADQYDNLAEALYQSTHNQMVAAAWIKSYAKTLNYPNLNIGTMIADGTVFPATAKPADVVLALQHNRMQYMFTDVQFKGAYPKFAQNYFADHDIKLAITDAEMKLIKENPMDFLGISYYYSQMVDSTKNKYEVNDTTPNPYLKASPWGWAIDPQGFYNTLSQYADRYGKPIIIAENGIGMYDELTEDKKVHDDYRVDYLRQHIEQVGRAIHDGANVIAYCAWGPIDIVSCSSQQMSKRYGFIYVDLDDEGNGTGARYKKDSFTWYKKVIATNGEEL; from the coding sequence ATGAAAAACCAATACTCGTATTTTCCAAAGAATTTTTTGTGGGGAGGAGCTCAAGCAGCTAGTCAAGCAGATGGTGCTTATCGTGAAGATGGTAAAGGACTAAACTCCTCAGATGTCCAACCTTTTTTAAAAGGGCTTTCTAATGAAGAAATTCAAAAAATAGAAGTACAAGGGATGACGTTAGCACAAGCCAAAGCAGGAGTGACCGACCAGGAACACTATTATCCTAAGCGCTACGGTATCGATTTTTACCATACGTATGAGAGTGATATTGATTTATTGAGTGAAATGGGATTTAAGACCTTTCGAACTTCCTTAGATTGGTCACGAATTTTTCCTAACGGGGATGACGAAGAACCTAACGTTGCGGCATTAGAGCATTATTCAAAGATGATTGATTATCTTTTAAATAAAAACATTGAGCCGATCATCACGATGAACCATTACGAAACTCCGCTTAACATCACTTTTAAATATGGCGGTTGGCCAAACAAAGATGTGATTCCGATGTTTGAGAAATTCGGAAAGACTTTACTAGATTGGTTTGGCGACCGGGTTAAGTACTGGATTGTAGTTAACCAAATTAATATGGTCCAAACCGAACCATGGTTATCCGTGGGGGTGGCAGCGGACCAGTACGATAATTTAGCAGAAGCTTTATACCAGTCAACTCATAACCAGATGGTGGCTGCGGCTTGGATTAAGAGCTACGCTAAAACTCTCAATTATCCTAATTTAAATATTGGAACCATGATTGCTGATGGTACCGTCTTCCCTGCGACGGCGAAACCGGCTGACGTCGTATTAGCGTTACAACATAATCGAATGCAATACATGTTTACCGACGTACAGTTTAAGGGAGCTTACCCCAAATTTGCCCAAAATTATTTTGCGGATCACGACATCAAGTTGGCGATTACCGATGCAGAAATGAAGTTAATCAAAGAGAACCCAATGGATTTCTTAGGGATTTCATACTACTACTCTCAAATGGTTGATTCCACTAAGAACAAGTATGAAGTTAACGATACTACACCTAATCCATATTTGAAGGCTTCCCCATGGGGTTGGGCAATTGACCCTCAAGGATTTTACAACACGCTTTCGCAGTATGCGGATCGGTACGGTAAGCCAATTATCATTGCGGAAAATGGAATTGGGATGTATGACGAATTAACTGAAGACAAAAAAGTACATGATGATTACCGGGTGGACTATTTAAGACAACATATTGAACAAGTTGGTCGTGCAATTCATGACGGGGCTAACGTAATTGCGTATTGTGCATGGGGGCCTATCGACATCGTTTCTTGTTCTTCTCAACAAATGTCTAAGCGTTATGGCTTCATTTACGTAGACTTAGATGATGAAGGGAACGGAACTGGCGCACGGTACAAAAAAGATAGTTTTACTTGGTACAAGAAAGTTATCGCTACGAATGGCGAAGAGCTTTAG
- a CDS encoding PRD domain-containing protein gives MSTKREEEMLRYLMTKPGWHSVQELSIFLDVSGRSVKKYYKNLSADHPVVSSKLGYKYEGTREISEKQPESKGSKIPTTKRERIFYVLNRLLSNDAPVNVYDLAEEIFASESNLKLDFKAAVKYAKNFGLTLKQRGDYFSISGSEEDKRHMLSDMLYKESDGNFVSKSIIQSNFPTIDLDRLYMITQACVKEHHIYLNTFDLNNIVLHVVIAIQRIRDGYQTQPQLDDFYWKSSRFAKDLLKKVENSQTNVHFSKDDLESLGLVIDGSVSRWTIDMKDSISESSLHLIRVILAYVKSIYKIDLTGPDFINQFAIHVSRLIQRLRDGKSIQNPMANQMKAQSPTVYECAVLISHKIANYVGVPVPDNEIAYIAMHIGNAIAKQIEDKERLRTTILIPDYQGKFLSIVDQIEKNFGSELVITKVVTTESAVENDLDLLIAFTDTISARVPSVQISPFFTKNDNRMLKNKIDEIGNEKRRRAFDSQIGTFFDQRFFTISQQLKTKEAVIEHIANAFYQAKVTDQDYQKDLLDREQMSSTAFGKIAIPHSLTMKAHSTKGFIYINPNGLTWGTNRVYLVFALAVRKEDSKLFRNIFDRLSDVMTEEKNIAELVGSTSYEDFLGRIKGML, from the coding sequence ATGTCCACAAAAAGAGAAGAGGAAATGCTCCGGTACCTCATGACCAAGCCGGGATGGCATAGTGTTCAAGAACTATCGATTTTTTTGGATGTGTCGGGTAGAAGTGTTAAAAAGTACTATAAAAATTTATCAGCAGATCACCCAGTGGTTTCTTCAAAGTTGGGCTACAAATATGAGGGCACTAGAGAAATTAGTGAAAAACAACCGGAATCAAAAGGTTCCAAAATCCCAACTACTAAGCGGGAACGGATTTTTTACGTACTCAATAGATTGCTAAGCAACGATGCGCCGGTAAATGTGTACGACCTAGCTGAAGAAATTTTTGCTAGTGAATCTAATTTAAAACTTGATTTTAAAGCGGCCGTAAAATATGCGAAAAATTTTGGCTTAACTTTGAAACAGCGAGGGGATTATTTCTCTATCTCTGGTAGCGAAGAAGATAAGCGACACATGCTTTCAGACATGCTATATAAAGAAAGCGACGGAAATTTTGTTAGTAAATCAATTATTCAAAGTAACTTTCCTACAATTGATTTAGATAGACTGTACATGATTACGCAAGCATGTGTAAAGGAACACCACATTTATTTGAATACTTTTGATTTGAATAACATTGTTTTGCACGTGGTAATTGCCATTCAGCGGATTAGAGACGGGTATCAAACGCAACCACAGCTAGATGATTTTTACTGGAAAAGTAGTCGCTTTGCCAAAGATTTACTAAAGAAAGTTGAAAACAGTCAGACAAACGTTCATTTTTCTAAAGATGACTTAGAAAGTCTGGGGCTGGTCATTGATGGTTCGGTTTCCCGATGGACGATTGATATGAAAGACAGTATTTCAGAAAGTTCATTACACTTAATTCGCGTCATTCTTGCTTACGTGAAGAGCATTTATAAAATTGATTTGACGGGACCTGATTTTATAAATCAATTTGCGATTCACGTTAGCCGGTTAATTCAACGGTTGCGAGACGGGAAAAGCATACAAAATCCGATGGCTAATCAAATGAAGGCTCAAAGCCCTACTGTCTACGAATGTGCGGTGCTAATATCTCATAAGATTGCAAACTATGTAGGAGTGCCGGTTCCTGATAACGAGATTGCCTACATTGCTATGCATATTGGAAATGCCATTGCAAAACAGATCGAAGATAAAGAACGGCTAAGGACAACAATTTTAATTCCAGATTATCAGGGGAAATTTCTATCAATTGTTGATCAAATTGAGAAGAATTTTGGTAGTGAACTAGTAATTACAAAGGTCGTCACCACAGAGTCTGCAGTAGAAAATGATCTTGATTTATTAATTGCCTTTACAGATACAATTTCAGCCAGAGTACCCAGTGTACAAATTTCGCCATTCTTTACGAAAAATGATAATCGCATGCTGAAAAATAAGATTGATGAAATTGGTAATGAAAAGCGGCGGAGGGCATTTGATAGCCAAATTGGAACATTCTTCGACCAACGCTTCTTCACGATTAGTCAACAATTGAAAACGAAGGAAGCCGTTATTGAGCATATTGCCAATGCCTTTTACCAAGCTAAAGTAACCGACCAAGATTACCAAAAAGATTTGTTGGATAGGGAACAAATGTCGTCCACGGCATTTGGCAAAATAGCAATTCCTCATTCGTTAACCATGAAAGCGCATAGTACCAAGGGGTTCATTTATATCAATCCTAACGGGCTAACTTGGGGAACGAATCGCGTTTACCTAGTATTCGCTTTAGCTGTGCGAAAAGAAGATTCTAAGTTGTTTAGAAACATTTTTGATAGGTTATCGGACGTGATGACGGAAGAAAAGAATATTGCTGAATTGGTCGGAAGCACGAGTTACGAGGACTTCTTGGGGAGGATTAAGGGGATGTTATAA
- a CDS encoding DNA/RNA non-specific endonuclease produces MKLKAKLLLVVVPFLMGSVVYHPTPTVQAKTVVKYTHPHRKATHKLQKENRELKQKIAKAQAKNGRLTKQLNHKKKQLHQSAATKQTDTANLAKLNYAGQQEVVVNHNQPKFSKADLSTDKGAWQRYGNLDHLNRATAANAMLNQSLMPTAKREPLTVNPTGWHNKRIASGWLYNRSHLIGYQLTGQNNNLKNLMTGTRSLNSPEMLAHEMDIAYYLKQDPKHYVRYRVTPIFNGNDLLARGVQMEAQSIGDNDIHFNVFIFNVQDGVKLNYADGTSSVEK; encoded by the coding sequence ATGAAATTAAAAGCAAAATTACTATTAGTAGTCGTGCCATTTTTGATGGGTAGCGTGGTTTACCACCCTACTCCAACGGTTCAAGCAAAGACCGTGGTGAAGTACACCCATCCGCACCGCAAAGCCACCCATAAACTTCAGAAGGAAAACCGGGAGCTGAAGCAAAAGATTGCAAAAGCACAGGCTAAAAATGGCCGGCTCACCAAACAACTAAACCACAAGAAGAAACAACTTCATCAATCGGCGGCTACCAAACAAACCGATACCGCTAACCTTGCCAAGCTAAATTATGCTGGGCAACAGGAAGTCGTCGTTAACCACAATCAGCCGAAGTTTTCCAAGGCTGATCTATCTACCGACAAAGGGGCTTGGCAACGTTACGGCAACCTTGACCACCTCAACCGGGCGACGGCTGCCAACGCCATGCTAAACCAATCCTTGATGCCCACCGCCAAACGCGAACCGCTAACCGTAAACCCCACCGGTTGGCACAATAAGCGGATTGCTTCGGGATGGTTATATAACCGTAGTCACTTAATTGGCTACCAATTAACCGGCCAAAACAATAACTTAAAAAACCTAATGACCGGAACCCGTTCATTGAATTCGCCAGAAATGCTTGCGCATGAAATGGACATCGCCTACTACCTAAAACAGGACCCTAAACACTACGTTCGTTACCGCGTCACCCCCATTTTCAACGGCAACGACTTGTTAGCCCGCGGCGTCCAAATGGAAGCCCAGTCCATCGGCGACAACGACATTCATTTCAATGTCTTCATCTTCAACGTCCAAGACGGCGTGAAGTTGAATTACGCGGATGGGACTAGTTCGGTGGAGAAATAG